A region from the Agrococcus sp. SL85 genome encodes:
- the der gene encoding ribosome biogenesis GTPase Der: MTDTNDRPETEADAVDELDAAEALPAEPRERLEDDDTDLARTSALRAGLADYELDDEDAALLESLEGDDDGYQVLPALPVLAIVGRPNVGKSALVNRILGRREAVVEDTPGVTRDRVSYKAEWLDRRFTLVDTGGWEPDARGIDRSVAQQAEIAVELADAVLFVVDVNVGPTSTDEHVVRMLRQSDRPVILVANKSDDARHDLEAAALWSLGLGEPRPVSALHGRGVADLLDAAMEVLPEVSKVAKEEIGGPRRVAILGRPNVGKSSLLNKAAGEERVVVNELAGTTRDPVDEQIELAGRIWRFVDTAGIRRRVHLQQGADFYATLRTQAALEKAEVAVVLIDVTAPISEQDVRIVDLVLESGRALVLAFNKWDQLDDERRRYLEREIEQDLAHVDWAPRVNISARTGRHLEKLVPALELALESWDTRIPTGKLNAFIADIVAAHPHPLRSGKQPRILFATQAGTRPPTFVLFTTGFLDPQYRRFIQRRLREDYGFEGSPIVVNMRVREKRQRR; the protein is encoded by the coding sequence ATGACTGACACCAACGACCGCCCCGAGACCGAGGCGGACGCCGTCGACGAGCTCGACGCCGCCGAGGCGCTGCCCGCCGAGCCGCGCGAGCGGCTCGAGGACGACGACACCGACCTCGCCCGCACCTCCGCGCTCCGCGCCGGCCTCGCCGACTACGAGCTCGACGACGAGGATGCGGCGCTCCTCGAGTCGCTCGAGGGCGACGACGACGGCTACCAGGTGCTGCCGGCGCTGCCCGTGCTCGCGATCGTCGGGCGCCCGAACGTCGGCAAGTCGGCGCTCGTCAACCGCATCCTCGGCCGCCGCGAGGCGGTCGTCGAGGACACGCCGGGCGTCACGCGCGACCGCGTGTCGTACAAGGCCGAGTGGCTCGACCGCCGCTTCACGCTCGTCGACACGGGCGGCTGGGAGCCGGACGCGCGCGGCATCGACCGCTCGGTCGCGCAGCAGGCGGAGATCGCCGTCGAGCTCGCCGACGCCGTGCTCTTCGTCGTCGACGTCAACGTGGGTCCGACCTCGACCGACGAGCACGTCGTGCGCATGCTCCGCCAGTCGGACCGCCCGGTGATCCTCGTCGCGAACAAGTCCGACGACGCCCGCCACGACCTCGAGGCCGCGGCGCTGTGGAGCCTGGGCCTCGGCGAGCCGCGCCCCGTCTCGGCGCTGCACGGCCGCGGCGTCGCCGACCTGCTCGACGCCGCGATGGAGGTGCTGCCGGAGGTCTCGAAGGTCGCCAAGGAGGAGATCGGCGGCCCCCGCCGCGTCGCGATCCTCGGCCGTCCGAACGTCGGCAAGTCGAGCCTGCTGAACAAGGCGGCGGGCGAGGAGCGCGTGGTCGTCAACGAGCTCGCGGGCACGACGCGCGACCCGGTCGACGAGCAGATCGAGCTCGCGGGGCGCATCTGGCGCTTCGTCGACACCGCCGGCATCCGCCGCCGCGTGCACCTGCAGCAGGGCGCCGACTTCTACGCGACGCTGCGCACGCAGGCGGCGCTCGAGAAGGCGGAGGTCGCGGTCGTGCTCATCGACGTGACGGCGCCGATCTCGGAGCAGGACGTGCGCATCGTCGATCTCGTGCTCGAGTCGGGCCGCGCGCTCGTGCTCGCCTTCAACAAGTGGGACCAGCTCGACGACGAGCGCCGCCGATACCTCGAGCGCGAGATCGAGCAGGACCTCGCGCACGTCGACTGGGCGCCGCGCGTCAACATCTCGGCACGCACGGGCCGTCACCTCGAGAAGCTCGTGCCGGCGCTCGAGCTCGCGCTCGAGTCGTGGGACACGCGCATCCCCACGGGCAAGCTCAACGCCTTCATCGCCGACATCGTCGCCGCCCACCCGCACCCGCTGCGCTCGGGCAAGCAGCCGCGCATCCTGTTCGCGACGCAGGCGGGCACGCGGCCGCCGACCTTCGTGCTCTTCACGACGGGCTTCCTCGACCCGCAGTACCGCCGCTTCATCCAGCGCCGCCTGCGCGAGGACTACGGCTTCGAGGGCTCGCCCATCGTGGTCAACATGCGTGTGCGGGAGAAGCGGCAGCGGCGGTAG
- the cmk gene encoding (d)CMP kinase, whose product MSTVVAIDGPAGSGKSSVARAVARAVGFRFLDTGAAYRAIAWLVGERGGSTDDEATVVAALDALGTLELTIDASGERVAIDGHDVTEAIRTEAVSAAVSGVARVAAVREAVNVRFREIIRAAEPGIVAEGRDITTVVAPDADVRVLLTAAEEVRIRRRFGDVGGDEGAVGARLSARDAADSKVVDFLSAAEGVTVVDSTDLTFDETVEAIVRLVTEARDHD is encoded by the coding sequence ATGAGCACCGTCGTCGCGATCGACGGGCCCGCGGGCTCCGGCAAGTCGTCCGTCGCGCGCGCCGTCGCGCGCGCCGTGGGCTTCCGCTTCCTCGACACCGGCGCCGCCTACCGCGCGATCGCGTGGCTCGTGGGCGAGCGCGGCGGCTCGACCGACGACGAGGCGACCGTGGTCGCGGCGCTCGACGCGCTCGGCACGCTCGAGCTCACGATCGACGCGAGCGGCGAGCGGGTGGCGATCGACGGCCACGACGTCACCGAGGCGATCCGCACCGAGGCCGTCTCGGCCGCCGTCTCCGGCGTGGCGCGCGTCGCCGCCGTGCGGGAGGCCGTGAACGTGCGCTTCCGCGAGATCATCCGCGCCGCCGAGCCCGGCATCGTGGCCGAGGGCCGCGACATCACGACCGTCGTCGCGCCCGACGCCGACGTGCGCGTGCTGCTCACCGCGGCCGAGGAGGTGCGCATCCGGCGCCGCTTCGGCGACGTCGGCGGCGACGAGGGGGCCGTGGGCGCACGCCTGTCGGCCCGGGATGCGGCAGACTCGAAGGTCGTCGACTTCCTCAGCGCCGCCGAGGGCGTGACGGTCGTCGACTCGACCGACCTGACGTTCGACGAGACGGTCGAGGCCATCGTGCGCCTCGTCACCGAAGCGAGGGACCATGACTGA
- a CDS encoding pseudouridine synthase, which translates to MNIADPASEGERLQKVLAAAGVASRRVVEQMIVEGRIEVDGRIVTELGTRILPEARVRVDGTAVQLDTTKRYLMLNKPTGVVSTMADEQGRPDLRRFTDEIEERVYNVGRLDAETSGLLVLTNDGELAHVLAHPSFGVEKTYVAKVRGAVDQRTIRRLLDGVELEDGEIRADAARVVGRPSQGHSMVELTLHSGRNRIVRRMLDHVGHPVAELVRRSFGPLHLGTLRSGSMRELTTMERGALLTLARSAR; encoded by the coding sequence GTGAACATCGCCGATCCCGCATCCGAGGGCGAGCGCCTCCAGAAGGTGCTCGCCGCCGCCGGCGTCGCCAGCCGTCGCGTCGTCGAGCAGATGATCGTCGAGGGCCGCATCGAGGTCGACGGCCGCATCGTGACCGAGCTCGGCACGCGCATCCTGCCCGAGGCGCGCGTGCGCGTCGACGGCACCGCGGTGCAGCTCGACACCACGAAGCGCTACCTCATGCTGAACAAGCCCACGGGCGTCGTCTCGACGATGGCCGACGAGCAGGGGAGGCCCGACCTCCGCCGCTTCACGGACGAGATCGAGGAGCGGGTGTACAACGTCGGCAGGCTCGACGCCGAGACCTCGGGCCTCCTCGTGCTCACGAACGACGGCGAGCTCGCGCACGTGCTCGCGCACCCGTCCTTCGGGGTCGAGAAGACGTACGTCGCGAAGGTGCGCGGCGCGGTCGACCAGCGCACGATCCGCCGCCTCCTCGACGGGGTCGAGCTCGAGGACGGCGAGATCCGCGCCGACGCCGCGCGCGTCGTCGGGCGGCCGTCGCAGGGGCACTCGATGGTCGAGCTCACCCTGCACTCCGGCCGCAACCGCATCGTGCGACGCATGCTCGACCACGTCGGCCACCCCGTCGCCGAGCTCGTGCGGCGCAGCTTCGGCCCGCTCCACCTCGGCACCCTGCGGTCGGGGTCGATGCGCGAACTCACTACGATGGAGCGCGGTGCCCTCCTCACGCTCGCGAGGTCGGCACGGTAG
- the scpB gene encoding SMC-Scp complex subunit ScpB gives MHETAEAGEQAVADRSHLPLERRIEAILMVADEPQGAVHLATSLRAPVTAVKAAIEALRADYDGEAVGDRAPGPERGFELREVGGGWRIYVREAYDADAADFVLTQTPTRLSQAALETLAVIAYKQPITRGAVAAIRAVNVDSVVRTLLGRGLVREAFADAETGAIHYETTELLLTQLGLNSLEELPPISPLLPDGEEETSL, from the coding sequence ATGCATGAGACGGCCGAGGCGGGGGAGCAGGCGGTCGCTGACCGCTCGCACCTCCCGCTCGAGCGGCGCATCGAGGCGATCCTCATGGTCGCCGACGAGCCGCAGGGCGCCGTGCACCTCGCGACGTCGCTGCGAGCTCCCGTCACGGCCGTGAAGGCCGCCATCGAGGCCCTCCGCGCCGACTACGACGGCGAGGCCGTCGGCGACCGAGCGCCCGGACCGGAGCGCGGCTTCGAGCTGCGGGAGGTCGGCGGCGGCTGGCGCATCTACGTGCGCGAGGCCTACGACGCCGACGCGGCCGACTTCGTCCTCACGCAGACGCCCACGCGCCTCTCGCAGGCGGCGCTCGAGACGCTCGCCGTCATCGCCTACAAGCAGCCGATCACGCGCGGCGCGGTCGCCGCGATCCGCGCCGTGAACGTCGACTCGGTCGTGCGCACGCTGCTCGGTCGCGGGCTCGTGCGCGAGGCCTTCGCCGACGCCGAGACCGGCGCCATCCACTACGAGACCACCGAGCTGCTGCTGACGCAGCTCGGTCTGAACTCGCTCGAGGAGCTGCCGCCGATCTCGCCGCTGCTGCCCGACGGCGAGGAGGAGACGAGCCTGTGA
- a CDS encoding segregation and condensation protein A, translating into MAPSPDVGEASAAVEAPEAEAGIAAGGEADATGAEERRGFRLALDNFDGPFDLLLTLIGNRSMDVTEIALGRVTNEFIAYVRTLDTQEELEQASEFIVVAATLLDLKIASLLPAGDVVDSEDVALLEARDLLFARLLQYRAFKQAAAWMADRIGAESGRHARSVRLEERFRQRTPELRWTLSADDFAALALLALTPREIPTVGLGHLHAPLVSIREQAAHIVATLRSAGTTTFRELIAGEATRGVVVARFLAVLELYRHAAIAFEQVEPLGELSITWTGHDFRDEDLVSLGADYDHA; encoded by the coding sequence GTGGCGCCATCGCCTGACGTCGGGGAGGCCTCCGCCGCCGTCGAGGCGCCGGAGGCCGAGGCGGGCATCGCCGCCGGGGGCGAGGCCGACGCGACCGGCGCCGAGGAGCGCCGAGGCTTCCGGCTCGCGCTCGACAACTTCGACGGCCCCTTCGACCTGCTGCTGACCCTCATCGGCAACCGGTCGATGGACGTGACCGAGATCGCGCTCGGGCGCGTCACGAACGAGTTCATCGCCTACGTGCGCACGCTCGACACGCAGGAGGAGCTGGAGCAGGCGAGCGAGTTCATCGTCGTCGCGGCGACGCTGCTCGACCTGAAGATCGCCTCGCTGCTGCCCGCGGGCGACGTGGTCGACAGCGAGGACGTCGCGCTGCTCGAGGCGCGCGACCTGCTCTTCGCGCGCCTGCTGCAGTACCGCGCGTTCAAGCAGGCAGCGGCCTGGATGGCGGACCGGATCGGCGCCGAGTCCGGCAGGCACGCCCGCTCGGTGCGGCTCGAGGAGCGCTTCCGGCAGCGCACCCCGGAGCTGCGGTGGACGCTCTCGGCCGACGACTTCGCGGCGCTCGCGCTGCTCGCGCTCACGCCGCGCGAGATCCCGACCGTGGGGCTCGGCCACCTGCACGCCCCGCTCGTGTCGATCCGGGAGCAGGCCGCGCACATCGTCGCGACGCTGCGCTCGGCCGGCACCACCACCTTCCGCGAGCTCATCGCGGGGGAGGCGACGCGCGGGGTGGTCGTGGCGCGCTTCCTCGCCGTGCTCGAGCTCTACCGCCACGCCGCCATCGCCTTCGAGCAGGTCGAGCCGCTCGGCGAGCTCTCGATCACCTGGACGGGCCACGACTTCCGCGACGAGGACCTCGTGAGCTTGGGGGCAGACTATGACCATGCATGA
- a CDS encoding ParA family protein has translation MEAPALGPTGRPSRDFAVPAPLRSHGPARIITMCNQKGGVGKTTTSINLGAAVAEYGRRVLAVDFDPQGALSAGLGIDNHDATTIYDLLLNPRLDPREAIQQSSVEGLDVIPANIDLSAAEVHLVNEVAREQILSRVLRKVADDYDLILIDCQPSLGLLTVNALTAAHGVLIPLESEFFALRGVALLKETIDKVQDRLNPALHLDGILVTMYDARTLHAREVMDRVVDAFGETVLDTVVRRTVKFPDASVAGVPVTQFAPDHAASDTYRQLARELIARGAIA, from the coding sequence ATGGAGGCGCCCGCGCTCGGGCCGACCGGTCGGCCGAGCCGCGACTTCGCGGTGCCCGCGCCGCTGCGCAGCCACGGGCCGGCGCGCATCATCACGATGTGCAACCAGAAGGGCGGCGTCGGCAAGACGACGACCTCCATCAACCTCGGCGCGGCCGTGGCCGAGTACGGCCGCCGCGTCCTCGCGGTCGACTTCGACCCGCAGGGCGCGCTCTCGGCGGGCCTCGGCATCGACAACCACGACGCGACGACGATCTACGACCTGCTGCTGAACCCGCGCCTCGACCCGCGCGAGGCGATCCAGCAGAGCTCGGTCGAGGGCCTCGACGTCATCCCCGCGAACATCGACCTCTCGGCCGCCGAGGTGCACCTCGTCAACGAGGTCGCGCGCGAGCAGATCCTCTCGCGCGTGCTGCGGAAGGTCGCCGACGACTACGACCTCATCCTCATCGACTGCCAGCCCTCGCTGGGGCTCCTCACCGTCAACGCGCTCACGGCCGCGCACGGCGTGCTCATCCCGCTCGAGAGCGAGTTCTTCGCGCTGCGCGGCGTCGCGCTGCTCAAGGAGACGATCGACAAGGTGCAGGACCGCCTGAACCCGGCGCTGCACCTCGACGGCATCCTCGTGACGATGTACGACGCGCGCACCCTGCATGCGCGCGAGGTGATGGACCGCGTCGTCGACGCCTTCGGCGAGACGGTGCTCGACACGGTGGTGCGCCGCACGGTGAAGTTCCCCGACGCCTCCGTCGCCGGGGTGCCCGTGACGCAGTTCGCGCCCGACCACGCGGCCTCCGACACCTATCGCCAGCTCGCGCGCGAGCTCATCGCCCGTGGCGCCATCGCCTGA
- a CDS encoding GNAT family N-acetyltransferase: MGAVEVRRARDAELEAVALLRWRMAHEHGGDVEAASEAAAAYAAEAAAWSRAHADSHVPMVAVADGAVIGCAWLAITARVPTPGALERRSGDLQSCFVVPERRGAGIGRRLAEAVLAEARERGLEHVTVHASPASIPVYERAGFRANPRSLHADAAIPER; encoded by the coding sequence ATGGGCGCGGTCGAGGTGCGACGGGCGAGGGATGCGGAGCTCGAGGCGGTCGCGCTGCTGCGCTGGCGCATGGCCCACGAGCACGGCGGCGACGTCGAAGCCGCCTCGGAGGCCGCGGCCGCCTACGCCGCCGAGGCCGCGGCCTGGTCGCGCGCGCATGCCGACTCGCACGTGCCGATGGTCGCGGTGGCCGACGGCGCCGTCATCGGCTGCGCCTGGCTCGCGATCACGGCGCGCGTGCCGACGCCCGGCGCGCTCGAGCGCCGCTCGGGCGACCTCCAGAGCTGCTTCGTCGTGCCCGAGCGCCGCGGCGCGGGCATCGGCCGGCGGCTCGCGGAGGCGGTGCTCGCCGAGGCGCGCGAGCGCGGCCTCGAGCACGTCACCGTGCACGCGAGCCCCGCCTCGATCCCCGTCTACGAGCGCGCGGGCTTCCGCGCGAACCCGCGCTCGCTGCACGCCGACGCCGCGATCCCCGAGCGCTGA
- the xerD gene encoding site-specific tyrosine recombinase XerD produces the protein MALAPARAVERLLRELAIERGLSAHTVAAYRRDLAGYIAVLEARGVEDAAAISAADVAAYRAALADRGLAASSVARHLSAAKALHRWLVEERIAVEDVARDQRPPKQAMRLPKALSVAQVTAMLERAGGDDPQGLRDRALLELLYATGARISELVALDVDDVPAADDAVGLVRVTGKGAKQRLVPVGSYARAALDAWLVRGRPAIAAKGRGGPALLLGARGGRLSRQAAWDVVQRVAEAADVPRVSPHSFRHSFATHLLEGGADVRVVQELLGHASVATTQIYTHVTADTLRDMYTSAHPRAR, from the coding sequence GTGGCGCTCGCGCCCGCGCGCGCCGTCGAGCGGCTCCTGCGCGAGCTCGCGATCGAGCGCGGGCTCTCGGCGCACACCGTCGCCGCCTATCGCCGGGACCTCGCCGGCTACATCGCCGTGCTCGAGGCGCGCGGCGTCGAGGACGCCGCCGCGATCTCGGCCGCCGACGTCGCGGCCTACCGCGCGGCGCTCGCGGATCGCGGGCTCGCCGCATCCTCCGTCGCCCGGCACCTCTCGGCCGCGAAGGCGCTCCACCGCTGGCTCGTCGAGGAGCGGATCGCGGTCGAGGACGTGGCGCGCGACCAGCGGCCGCCGAAGCAGGCGATGCGGCTGCCCAAGGCGCTCTCGGTCGCGCAGGTGACGGCGATGCTCGAGCGCGCGGGCGGCGACGACCCGCAGGGGCTGCGCGACCGCGCGCTGCTCGAGCTGCTCTACGCGACGGGCGCGCGCATCTCGGAGCTCGTGGCGCTCGACGTCGACGACGTGCCGGCGGCCGACGACGCGGTCGGCCTCGTGCGCGTCACCGGCAAGGGCGCGAAGCAGCGGCTCGTGCCCGTCGGCTCCTACGCGCGGGCGGCGCTCGACGCGTGGCTCGTGCGCGGGCGCCCGGCGATCGCGGCGAAGGGCCGGGGCGGGCCCGCCCTGCTGCTGGGCGCGCGCGGCGGCCGCCTCTCGCGGCAGGCGGCCTGGGACGTCGTGCAGCGCGTCGCCGAGGCGGCGGACGTGCCGAGGGTCTCGCCGCACTCGTTCCGCCACTCGTTCGCGACGCACCTGCTCGAGGGCGGCGCCGACGTGCGCGTGGTGCAGGAGCTGCTCGGGCACGCCTCCGTCGCGACGACGCAGATCTACACGCACGTCACGGCCGACACTCTCCGCGACATGTACACGAGCGCGCACCCGCGCGCCCGCTGA
- a CDS encoding NUDIX domain-containing protein, with protein sequence MAAAAGIGDELGRRPVLAREQLFAGRIFDVEAQEFELGGGRIRREVLVHPGAVAVVAVDEHDRLCLVHQYRHPAGGTLWELPAGLLDIDGEGPLAAAQRELAEEVDLVADRWQVLLDLSTTGGGSTEIIRVYLAEGVREAPEAFARTDEEAEMERRWVPLDEVVDAALSLRLHNATLLAAALALRALRDAGRAAHPADVPFDWHAAGR encoded by the coding sequence ATGGCCGCCGCGGCCGGGATCGGCGACGAGCTCGGCCGCAGGCCCGTGCTCGCGCGCGAGCAGCTGTTCGCGGGCCGCATCTTCGACGTCGAGGCGCAGGAGTTCGAGCTCGGCGGCGGCCGCATCCGCCGCGAGGTGCTCGTGCACCCCGGCGCCGTCGCGGTCGTGGCGGTCGACGAGCACGACCGGCTCTGCCTCGTGCACCAGTACCGCCACCCCGCGGGCGGCACGCTGTGGGAGCTGCCCGCGGGCCTGCTCGACATCGACGGCGAGGGGCCGCTCGCGGCGGCGCAGCGCGAGCTGGCCGAGGAGGTCGACCTCGTCGCCGACCGCTGGCAGGTGCTGCTCGACCTCTCGACCACCGGCGGCGGCTCGACCGAGATCATCCGCGTCTACCTCGCCGAGGGCGTGCGCGAGGCGCCGGAGGCGTTCGCGCGCACCGACGAGGAGGCCGAGATGGAGCGGCGCTGGGTGCCGCTCGACGAGGTCGTCGACGCCGCGCTCTCGCTGCGGCTCCACAACGCCACGCTCCTCGCCGCCGCGCTCGCGCTCCGGGCGCTCCGCGACGCCGGCCGCGCCGCCCATCCCGCCGACGTGCCGTTCGACTGGCACGCGGCCGGCCGCTGA